One Oncorhynchus clarkii lewisi isolate Uvic-CL-2024 chromosome 31, UVic_Ocla_1.0, whole genome shotgun sequence DNA segment encodes these proteins:
- the LOC139391065 gene encoding enkurin-like has protein sequence MSTTMYPTESIYNLIPREEVKIEKPPRYMSKFRAQVKHEKMLNKPTNKTMGQVKVDLPSPEKYLLKHSKEPKLPEKQPFSYLDDETFKKPQIPAKADNPLMGIHTKKDFVKTNAFENIMAVPKKPQPIYADTKTGDKQLLENSGLLPKYIKKKDFGKTPEYLQHRTEEVRRAQDEYDSFVKEHMRQGTMKQLSEDERNNILQGLKMNWGELHHQYQGLSVVTDTTPKKYRKERLELEMKQLERDIDLIERYKTIFIANN, from the exons ATGTCGACCACTATGTATCCAACAGAAAGTATTTACAACCTTATTCCAAGGGAGGAGGTTAAAATAGAGAAACCACCAAG GTATATGTCAAAGTTTAGGGCACAAGTTAAGCATGAGAAAATGCTGAATAAGCCTACCAACAAGACTATGGGACAAGTAAAAGTAGACTTGCCCTCTCCAGAGAAATATCTGCTCAAGCACTCCAAGGAACCCAAACTTCCTGAAA AGCAACCATTTTCATATTTGGATGATGAGACTTTCAAAAAACCACAAATACCTGCCAAAGCAGACAACCCACTTATGGGCATTCACACCAAAAAGGACTTTGTAAAGACAAACGCCTTTGAGAACATCATGGCAGTGCCAAAAAAGCCACAGCCTATCTATGCCGACACTAAAACTGGAGACAAACAGCTCCTGGAAAATTCAGGACTACTCCCAAAGTACATCAAGAAAAAG GACTTTGGGAAGACCCCTGAGTACTTGCAGCATCGcactgaggaggtgaggagggctCAGGATGAGTATGACAGCTTTGTCAAGGAACACATGAGACAGGGCACCATGAAACAGCTCTCTGAGGATGAGCGAAACAACATCCTACAG GGCTTGAAGATGAACTGGGGGGAGCTGCACCATCAGTACCAGGGACTCTCTGTTGTCACGGACACCACCCCTAAGAAGTACCGCAAGGAGCGTCTGGAGCTGGAGATGAAGCAGCTGGAGAGGGACATTGACCTCATCGAGAGATACAAGACTATATTCATCGCCAACAACTAA